In Janthinobacterium sp. 67, a genomic segment contains:
- a CDS encoding flavin reductase family protein, translated as MADNIHFYEPAQGHGLAHDPFNAIVGPRPIGWIASRSSEGVLNLAPYSFFNAFNYHPPLIGFSSIGRKDTLRNIEQTGEFVWNLATRPLAGAMNISCAPAPPEVDEFALAGLTPAASRIVNVPRVAESPVSFECRRTQIIELQGLNGDGVGSWLVLGEVVGVHIARHLLNDGVYDTAAAAPILRGGGPADYFEIGPDSLFHMRRPAWP; from the coding sequence GTGGCCGACAATATTCACTTTTATGAACCTGCGCAGGGCCATGGCCTGGCGCATGACCCGTTCAACGCCATCGTGGGGCCGCGGCCCATCGGCTGGATCGCTTCGCGCAGCAGCGAGGGCGTGCTCAATCTGGCGCCCTACAGTTTTTTCAACGCCTTCAATTACCATCCGCCGCTGATCGGTTTTTCCAGCATCGGCCGCAAGGATACCTTGCGCAATATCGAACAGACGGGCGAATTCGTGTGGAACCTGGCCACGCGTCCGCTGGCCGGGGCGATGAACATCAGTTGCGCGCCGGCGCCGCCCGAAGTCGATGAATTCGCGCTGGCCGGCCTGACGCCGGCCGCCTCGCGCATCGTCAATGTGCCGCGCGTGGCGGAAAGCCCCGTCTCCTTCGAATGCCGGCGCACGCAGATCATCGAGCTGCAAGGCCTTAATGGCGACGGTGTCGGCAGCTGGCTGGTGCTGGGGGAAGTGGTGGGCGTGCACATTGCGCGCCACCTGCTCAACGATGGCGTGTACGACACGGCGGCGGCCGCGCCGATCTTGCGCGGCGGCGGTCCGGCCGATTATTTCGAGATCGGGCCGGACAGCCTGTTCCACATGCGCCGGCCCGCCTGGCCGTAA
- a CDS encoding AI-2E family transporter: MPTLTLHQKVFLLLLSIVTIGFGWILAPYAGAIFWGVILAILFAPVYRWLLLKTRGRAGLASLLTLLLIIVIVILPLSLVSVSLVNQAASVVEMVRSGEITVAMFFNKIMAVLPQWLINLLDRFNLTSLASLQDKLAEGATQVSQVVAVKAINVGLYTFEFLTSLCIMLYLLFFLMRDGSTLSARIKGAVPLSRKYKQRLFTNFTTVIRATVKGNILVAIAQGALGGLAFWFLDVPAPLLWAVLMAFLSLLPAVGAALVWAPVAVYFLATGAIWQGAGLAAFGVFVIGLVDNVLRPVLVGKDTKMPDYVVLLSTVGGMALFGLNGFVIGPVVAALFIASWDLFVSASEFQAQD; this comes from the coding sequence ATGCCTACGCTCACGCTGCACCAGAAAGTGTTCCTGCTCCTCCTGAGCATCGTCACCATCGGCTTCGGCTGGATACTGGCGCCATATGCGGGCGCCATCTTCTGGGGTGTGATCCTGGCGATCCTGTTCGCGCCCGTGTACCGCTGGCTGCTGCTGAAAACCAGGGGCCGCGCCGGCCTAGCGTCGCTGCTGACTTTGCTGCTGATTATCGTCATCGTGATCCTGCCGCTGTCGCTCGTTTCCGTGTCGCTCGTGAACCAGGCGGCCAGCGTCGTGGAAATGGTGCGTTCGGGCGAAATCACGGTCGCCATGTTCTTCAATAAAATCATGGCCGTGCTGCCGCAATGGCTGATCAACTTGCTCGACCGCTTCAACCTGACCAGCCTGGCCAGCCTGCAGGACAAGCTGGCCGAGGGCGCCACGCAGGTGAGCCAGGTGGTGGCGGTGAAAGCCATCAACGTGGGCCTGTACACCTTTGAATTCCTCACCAGCCTGTGCATCATGCTGTACCTGCTGTTTTTCCTCATGCGCGATGGTTCGACCCTGTCGGCCCGCATCAAGGGTGCCGTGCCGCTGAGCCGCAAGTACAAGCAGCGCCTGTTCACCAATTTCACCACCGTGATCCGCGCCACCGTGAAGGGCAACATCCTCGTGGCAATCGCCCAGGGTGCCCTCGGCGGCCTGGCATTCTGGTTCCTCGACGTGCCGGCGCCCCTGCTGTGGGCCGTGCTGATGGCCTTCCTGTCGCTGCTGCCGGCCGTCGGCGCCGCCCTCGTCTGGGCGCCCGTGGCCGTCTACTTCCTGGCCACGGGCGCGATCTGGCAAGGCGCAGGGCTGGCCGCCTTCGGCGTCTTCGTCATCGGCCTGGTCGACAACGTGCTGCGCCCCGTTTTGGTCGGCAAGGACACCAAGATGCCCGACTACGTGGTGCTGCTGTCGACCGTGGGCGGCATGGCCCTGTTTGGCCTGAACGGCTTCGTCATCGGCCCCGTGGTGGCGGCCCTGTTCATCGCCTCGTGGGACCTGTTCGTCTCGGCCAGCGAATTCCAGGCCCAGGATTGA
- a CDS encoding Dyp-type peroxidase yields MADPIIDYDDVQGTILRGYRVNLARHFIFSITDAAQARRTIAALLDGSDGLPSITTARHIHPKPPCFVNLSFTAPGLSALGVAAADLATFDQAFQRGAADPASVAAVGDVGDSAPEHWLGNLGQATEAGQVHAMLSLWVSESEVVLQATSATLRGAFAAGWRELYAHDGVALPGNRVHFGYRDNIAQPDVDGAPPRKHEHEYDPDPLNSVKTGEFLLGYPNENGGTYQVQPPQLSTNGSYAAFRILEQDVPLFDSILSQGAASSGLSTEMVAAKMCGRWRNGNPLVLAPDEPGPVLPNASLNHFHYVDAQPEKDDTLGLKCPIGAHIRRNNPRDEGVVGTSARNHRIVRRAMPYGSEYDPASPTTERRGLVGYFINANLRNQFEFLMQQWNDDATFVKAAVGPAGPEAGNATLNISGQDVFLGINDPAVSSFTLPGVGPKGSGNTKLQHFSRSVITRGGVYCFFPSITGLRYLANLS; encoded by the coding sequence ATGGCCGATCCCATCATCGATTACGACGACGTGCAAGGCACGATCCTGCGCGGCTACCGCGTCAACCTGGCGCGCCATTTCATCTTCAGCATCACGGATGCGGCGCAGGCGCGGCGCACCATCGCGGCCCTGCTCGACGGCAGCGACGGGCTGCCATCGATCACCACCGCGCGCCATATTCACCCCAAGCCGCCCTGCTTCGTCAATCTCAGTTTTACCGCTCCCGGCCTGTCCGCGCTGGGAGTGGCCGCGGCCGACCTGGCCACCTTTGACCAGGCATTCCAGCGGGGCGCGGCCGACCCGGCCAGCGTCGCCGCCGTGGGCGACGTGGGCGACAGCGCCCCCGAACATTGGCTCGGCAACCTGGGACAAGCCACCGAGGCCGGACAGGTGCATGCGATGCTGAGCCTGTGGGTCAGCGAATCGGAGGTAGTGCTGCAGGCAACGTCGGCCACGCTGCGTGGCGCCTTTGCCGCCGGCTGGCGTGAACTGTATGCGCACGACGGCGTGGCCCTGCCAGGCAACCGCGTGCATTTCGGCTACCGCGACAATATCGCCCAGCCCGACGTCGATGGCGCCCCGCCGCGCAAGCACGAGCACGAATACGACCCGGACCCGCTCAACAGCGTCAAGACGGGGGAATTCCTGCTCGGCTATCCGAATGAAAACGGCGGCACCTACCAGGTGCAGCCGCCGCAACTGTCCACCAACGGCAGCTATGCCGCCTTCCGCATCCTGGAGCAGGACGTGCCCCTGTTCGACAGTATATTGAGCCAGGGCGCGGCCAGTTCCGGGCTCAGCACCGAAATGGTGGCCGCCAAGATGTGCGGACGCTGGCGCAACGGCAATCCGCTCGTGCTCGCACCGGACGAACCGGGTCCCGTGCTGCCGAACGCCAGCCTGAACCACTTCCACTATGTCGATGCGCAGCCGGAAAAGGACGACACGCTGGGCCTGAAATGCCCGATCGGCGCGCATATCCGGCGCAACAATCCGCGCGACGAAGGCGTCGTGGGCACCTCGGCCCGCAACCACCGCATCGTGCGGCGCGCCATGCCCTATGGCAGCGAATACGATCCTGCCTCGCCCACCACGGAACGGCGGGGACTGGTCGGCTATTTCATCAATGCGAATCTGCGCAACCAGTTCGAATTCCTGATGCAGCAATGGAACGATGACGCTACCTTCGTCAAAGCGGCCGTCGGCCCGGCCGGTCCCGAAGCGGGCAATGCCACGCTCAACATCAGCGGCCAGGACGTGTTCCTGGGTATCAACGACCCGGCCGTCAGTTCCTTCACCTTGCCCGGCGTGGGCCCCAAGGGCAGCGGCAATACGAAACTGCAGCATTTTTCGCGCAGCGTCATCACGCGCGGCGGCGTGTATTGCTTCTTCCCCAGCATCACGGGATTGCGCTACCTGGCAAACCTGAGTTAG
- a CDS encoding NIPSNAP family protein produces the protein MITCYLRYIIDPYKLREFEAYGKLWIPLVERFGGQHHGYFLPSEGASNVALAMFSFPSLALYEQYRSDSMQDAECQAAFRYAEETRCIVSYERSFFRPVFA, from the coding sequence ATGATCACCTGTTACCTGCGTTACATCATCGACCCGTACAAATTGCGGGAATTCGAAGCCTACGGCAAGCTGTGGATACCGCTGGTCGAACGCTTCGGCGGCCAGCACCACGGCTACTTTTTGCCGTCCGAGGGCGCCAGCAACGTGGCGCTGGCCATGTTCTCGTTTCCCAGCCTGGCCCTGTACGAGCAGTACCGCAGCGATTCGATGCAGGACGCCGAATGCCAGGCCGCCTTCCGCTACGCCGAAGAGACGCGCTGCATCGTCAGCTACGAGCGCAGTTTCTTCCGCCCCGTGTTTGCCTGA
- a CDS encoding WD40 repeat domain-containing protein, which yields MTATRKPLKLGCAYGVRFSPDGARLAVLGRDLALWDVTARQKLWRGKFIAHCSSMAFSPDGGRLAIKSTTGQMAVVDAHAGQPLLNFQNKKDGEGCGPAWSPCGRYLVDGGWDGRLRVRDAQTGDLLFTQEHPGEMLRAIYAIDGGRRLLVLHGVKSVDEGQVQPPDYCSVWDWPLQAGGGRVRLSLPKLASCAPSPDGERLAVLHYAHGEEFLSVHAMDDGRCLATAPVEGGGGTGDALRWLPDGSALGRIGKGKLLFYAWPGLGVLAQEDFTYPCALDFLPGLPLAAIGSWESGMLMDLNVHKETA from the coding sequence ATGACGGCAACGCGCAAGCCCCTGAAGCTGGGCTGCGCCTACGGCGTGCGGTTTTCGCCCGATGGCGCGCGTCTGGCCGTGCTGGGGCGCGATCTGGCGCTGTGGGACGTGACGGCGCGCCAGAAGCTGTGGCGCGGCAAATTCATCGCCCATTGTTCCAGCATGGCGTTTTCGCCCGACGGCGGCCGGCTGGCCATCAAGAGCACGACTGGCCAGATGGCCGTGGTGGATGCCCACGCAGGCCAGCCGCTGCTGAACTTCCAGAACAAGAAGGATGGCGAAGGCTGCGGCCCCGCGTGGTCGCCGTGCGGCCGGTATCTCGTCGACGGCGGCTGGGATGGCCGCCTGCGCGTGCGCGACGCGCAGACGGGCGACCTGCTGTTCACGCAGGAGCACCCTGGCGAGATGCTGCGCGCAATCTACGCCATCGATGGCGGGCGGCGTTTGCTGGTCCTGCACGGCGTCAAATCGGTGGACGAGGGGCAGGTGCAGCCGCCCGACTACTGCAGCGTGTGGGACTGGCCGCTGCAAGCGGGAGGCGGCCGCGTGCGGCTGTCGCTGCCCAAGCTGGCGTCGTGCGCCCCATCGCCCGATGGCGAGCGCCTGGCCGTGCTGCATTACGCGCACGGCGAGGAATTCTTGTCCGTGCATGCGATGGACGACGGCCGCTGTCTGGCCACCGCGCCGGTTGAAGGAGGCGGCGGCACGGGCGACGCCTTGCGCTGGCTGCCCGACGGCAGCGCGCTGGGACGCATCGGCAAGGGCAAGCTGTTGTTCTACGCCTGGCCGGGTCTAGGCGTCCTGGCGCAGGAAGATTTTACGTATCCGTGCGCGCTGGACTTTTTGCCTGGCTTGCCATTGGCCGCCATCGGTTCCTGGGAATCTGGCATGCTGATGGATCTGAACGTTCACAAGGAAACCGCATGA
- a CDS encoding GNAT family N-acetyltransferase, translating to MTILTTARLRLEPITENHYERMRTLNTDPEVMTYLNAGQPETEEDTRAGVTRVTGRWAEWGYSWWALIRLDDGEMVGMACLQHLDGDKSKPHEIGWRLARTGWGQGYASEAAAAIVAHAFDVVGAPEVVAVAHPDNAASIKVMTRLGMQYAGMERHYDIDSVVYRLARP from the coding sequence ATGACCATACTCACGACGGCGCGCCTGCGCCTGGAACCGATCACGGAAAACCACTATGAGCGCATGCGCACGCTCAACACCGACCCCGAGGTGATGACCTATCTGAACGCGGGCCAGCCCGAGACGGAAGAGGACACGCGCGCGGGCGTCACGCGCGTCACCGGCCGCTGGGCCGAGTGGGGTTATTCGTGGTGGGCGCTGATACGCCTCGATGATGGCGAGATGGTGGGCATGGCCTGCCTGCAGCATCTCGATGGCGACAAGAGCAAGCCGCATGAAATCGGCTGGCGCCTGGCCCGCACGGGCTGGGGCCAGGGCTATGCCAGCGAAGCGGCGGCCGCCATCGTCGCGCATGCCTTCGACGTCGTCGGTGCGCCCGAAGTGGTGGCCGTGGCCCACCCGGACAATGCGGCATCGATCAAGGTCATGACGCGCCTGGGCATGCAATACGCGGGCATGGAGCGCCATTACGATATCGACAGCGTCGTGTACCGGCTGGCGCGCCCATGA
- a CDS encoding phosphoribosyltransferase gives MTTPQSNDQHLWVNWEEYHRLIERLALKVYESGWKFDQVLCLARGGVRPGDVFSRIFDLPLAILSTSSYREDAGTVRGDLDIAKYMTMTKGPLAGRILLVDDLADSGVTLDKVTRHLKENFPDVTEVKSAVIWLKGCSVVRPDYFLDELPHNPWIHQPFEDYDGLRPHQLAAWIKKGEAGK, from the coding sequence ATGACTACCCCACAATCGAACGATCAACACCTCTGGGTCAACTGGGAAGAATACCACCGCCTGATCGAGCGCCTGGCGCTCAAGGTCTACGAATCGGGCTGGAAATTCGACCAGGTATTGTGCCTGGCGCGCGGCGGCGTGCGTCCCGGCGACGTCTTCTCGCGCATTTTTGACTTGCCGTTGGCCATCCTGTCGACCAGCTCCTACCGCGAAGACGCGGGCACGGTGCGCGGCGACCTCGATATCGCCAAGTACATGACCATGACCAAGGGCCCGCTGGCCGGCCGCATCCTGCTGGTCGACGACCTGGCCGATTCGGGTGTCACCCTGGACAAGGTCACGCGTCACCTGAAGGAAAACTTCCCTGACGTGACCGAAGTCAAGTCGGCCGTGATCTGGCTGAAGGGCTGCTCCGTCGTGCGTCCCGACTACTTCCTCGACGAACTGCCGCACAATCCGTGGATCCATCAGCCATTCGAAGACTACGATGGCCTGCGTCCCCACCAGCTGGCGGCGTGGATCAAGAAGGGCGAAGCAGGCAAGTAA
- a CDS encoding adenylosuccinate synthase — protein MSKKIMAKNVVVIGTQWGDEGKGKIVDWLTDHAQGVVRFQGGHNAGHTLVIGGVKTALQLIPSGIMRPGVACYIGNGVVVSVPDVLREIDKLEAVGVEVASRLKVSDAAPVILPYHTAIDLAREAKRGDAKIGTTGKGIGPAYEDKVARRAIRIADLLNEKRFAEKLAENLDYHNFVLENYLKAPKVDYQKTLDDALAYVPRLRPMVTDVSSALYKAHKAGANLLFEGAQGSLLDVDHGTYPFVTSSNCVAGNAAAGSGVGPGMLHYIMGITKAYTTRVGSGPFPSELPTDAGVGHHLAQVGHEFGTVTGRARRCGWFDAALLRRSVQINGVTGMCLTKLDVLDGIETLKLCTGYTIDGVATDIFPSGAEEAARCVPVYEEMPGWTESTVGAKSLAALPATARAYIKRIEELVGVPVDMVSTGPDREETIVLRHPFE, from the coding sequence ATGTCAAAGAAAATTATGGCAAAGAACGTCGTTGTCATCGGCACCCAATGGGGCGATGAAGGTAAAGGCAAGATCGTCGACTGGTTGACCGATCACGCCCAGGGTGTGGTGCGCTTCCAGGGCGGCCACAATGCAGGCCACACGCTGGTCATCGGCGGCGTCAAAACCGCGCTGCAGCTGATCCCGTCGGGCATCATGCGTCCAGGCGTCGCCTGCTACATCGGTAACGGCGTGGTCGTTTCCGTGCCGGACGTGTTGCGCGAAATCGACAAGCTCGAAGCCGTCGGCGTCGAAGTCGCCTCGCGCCTGAAAGTGTCGGACGCGGCGCCCGTGATCCTGCCTTACCACACCGCGATCGACCTGGCGCGTGAAGCCAAGCGTGGCGATGCAAAGATCGGCACCACAGGCAAGGGCATCGGCCCGGCCTACGAAGACAAAGTGGCGCGCCGCGCGATCCGTATCGCCGACCTGCTGAACGAGAAGCGCTTTGCCGAAAAGCTGGCCGAAAACCTCGATTACCACAACTTCGTGCTGGAAAACTACCTGAAGGCGCCGAAGGTCGACTATCAGAAGACCCTCGACGACGCGCTGGCCTATGTGCCGCGCCTGCGTCCGATGGTGACCGACGTGTCGAGCGCGCTGTACAAGGCGCACAAGGCCGGCGCGAACCTGCTGTTCGAAGGCGCGCAGGGTTCCCTGCTCGACGTCGACCACGGCACCTACCCGTTCGTCACCTCGTCGAACTGCGTGGCCGGCAATGCCGCCGCCGGTTCGGGTGTCGGTCCTGGCATGCTGCACTACATCATGGGCATCACCAAGGCTTACACGACGCGCGTCGGTTCCGGCCCGTTCCCTTCGGAACTGCCAACGGATGCGGGCGTCGGCCACCACCTGGCGCAAGTCGGCCACGAATTCGGCACCGTGACGGGCCGTGCCCGCCGCTGCGGCTGGTTCGACGCCGCCTTGCTGCGCCGCTCTGTGCAGATCAACGGCGTGACGGGCATGTGCCTGACCAAGCTGGATGTGCTGGACGGTATCGAAACGCTGAAGCTGTGCACCGGCTACACCATCGACGGCGTGGCCACGGACATCTTCCCATCTGGCGCCGAAGAAGCCGCCCGTTGCGTGCCGGTGTACGAAGAGATGCCAGGCTGGACGGAAAGCACGGTCGGCGCGAAATCGCTGGCGGCCCTGCCGGCAACGGCCCGCGCTTACATCAAGCGCATCGAAGAACTGGTCGGCGTACCGGTGGACATGGTTTCGACCGGTCCGGATCGTGAAGAAACGATCGTGCTGCGCCACCCATTCGAATAA